In the Candidatus Cloacimonadota bacterium genome, CAGTTTCAGAAATCGAACCAGCAGCAGAGGAAATCGAGAAGAATGGAGTTTTCCCAATAGCAATTGTTGAAAAATTAGTGGACCTCGGTTTGTTGGGTCTAATCATTCCTGAAAAATACGGTGGAGTAGAACTGGATATGACCAGCCTTTGCATCGCAGTTAAGGAAATTTCCAAAGTATGTGCTTCGATCGGAACGATTCTGGTAGCGAATAATTGCCTGATCGCATATCCATTAATGAAATTCGGCCAGGAATCTCTCAAAGAAAAATACTTGAATAAACTTGCTGAAGGTGAGATCGGTGGTTATATCTGCGAACCTGAAATCGACCTTCCGCAAGAAAAAAATGATCTTAAAACAGAGGGAGACAATTATATTTTTTCCGGTCATCGAGAATTTATTTTAAATGGAGAAGCTGCGAATTTTTATATTATGCCAATCCAAACAAAAGAAAATACTAAATACTTTATTTTTGATAAAAATACGAGAGGTATATTTCCCGATCCCAAAAATCTGCTGGGAATGAGAACAGCCGGATTTACGGAAGCAGAATTTCAGGATCTAAACATGATTAAAGAAAATTGTTTCCTCACTGACGACAAAAAAGATGATATCCAATCTGAAATTAGAGATTTTTCCAATATTGGATTTTCTGCTATCTCTTTGGGAATTGCTCAATCTGCTCTCGATACTTCCATAAAATATGCCAAAGAACGGGTGCAGTTTGGGAGAACGATCTCTGAATTTCCTATGATCAGGGATATGCTGGCGGATATGAAAATCAAAATCGAAACTGTTAGATTACTTATTTATGATGCTGCTTCCAGATTTGATAATGGAGAAGATTATTCCGAGCAGTCAAAAATCGCTCGTATTATTGCGAGTGAAACAGGTATCTTTTGCGGATTGAATTCCATCCAGATTCACGGCGGATACGGTTATATAAAAGATTATCCTCTGGAAAGATATTTCCGGGATGCGAAAGTTGTGCAGCTTCTGGATGCATCTCCTCGTATTATGAAAGAAGAAATTGCAAAAGGATTATTAAAATGATAT is a window encoding:
- a CDS encoding acyl-CoA dehydrogenase is translated as MSLIKLNNEQKMIRDEFRKFAVSEIEPAAEEIEKNGVFPIAIVEKLVDLGLLGLIIPEKYGGVELDMTSLCIAVKEISKVCASIGTILVANNCLIAYPLMKFGQESLKEKYLNKLAEGEIGGYICEPEIDLPQEKNDLKTEGDNYIFSGHREFILNGEAANFYIMPIQTKENTKYFIFDKNTRGIFPDPKNLLGMRTAGFTEAEFQDLNMIKENCFLTDDKKDDIQSEIRDFSNIGFSAISLGIAQSALDTSIKYAKERVQFGRTISEFPMIRDMLADMKIKIETVRLLIYDAASRFDNGEDYSEQSKIARIIASETGIFCGLNSIQIHGGYGYIKDYPLERYFRDAKVVQLLDASPRIMKEEIAKGLLK